From the genome of Longimicrobiales bacterium:
GTAGGCGACTGCACCTGTCGTGAGCGGCTCGAGGAACTCTTCGACCCATTCAGTGGAGCCAATGACGCCGTACTCTTCGGCATCCCAGTGCGCGATCAGAATCGAGCGGCGGGGCCGGCACCCCTCTTCTGCTAGCTCTCCGAGTGCCTCGGCGAGCGTGAGAAGCATTGCCGTGCCACCGTTGGGATCGACCGCACCAAAACCCCACGGGTCGTAGTGCGCACCCAGAATCATCCACTCGTCGGGGAAGTCGCTACCCTCGAGCGTCCCCACCACCATCGTGGCCCGAGTCAGCGCCTTTGGCTGGTTTACGCGGACACGGACGGTGAGTTCGTCCCCACCCGTTAGGCGGTAAGGCATGGGCAGGCCACCCTGCCACTCGCCTGGCGCCATTTCGCCCGTCATCCTGGACAGGATCTCGGACGTGGCCGTGTACCCCAACGGAAGCACGGGGATGGTATGCAGCCCCACATCGTCTGGATCGAGTCGATTCACCTGAACGGGGCCATCGACTGGTAACGCAGGTTCGAACGGCGTAAGCGGGTCACCCGTCCAAGCGAGGGTCAGTACCGAGCCACGCTGGATGATCTCGCCATTCAGCATGGGGCCCTGGGGATAGGGATCTTCCTCCACTGCCGGGGCGTCATTGAACATGATGACCCCGGCCGCCCCACGCTCCTCCGCGAAGAGGACTTTGAATCCGCGAAAATTCCCGCCGTAACGTGCAACGACAATCTTCCCCTCGAGTGAGATGCCCATGGAGTCCAAAGCCCTATAGTCGGCTCGGGTTCCGTAGTTCGCGTAGACCACTTCACCGGTCACGTCTCCGCTTCCGGAAAAGGCATTCCACCCGTTCAGCAAGTCGGGGTGCCCGGAGAATCGATCCTCGGGCAAAGCGGGCTCGCGGTTGTTCAGCCGCATCGAGACCGGCGTGACGATCTGGGCTTCGACATCGTCCGTGAGTTGTGGCAGATACACGTCGTACGGATGGTCGCGCACGCTGAGACCGGCGGCCCTCATGACGCGACTCAGATAGTGGCCAACCTCCACCTGTTCGGGGGAGCCAGTCGGATGCGGATTTGCTGTGATGATCCGCAGGTGTTCCCGAAAGGAGTCGCCTGAAGGCAGGCCGACGAACTTCGCCTCGCAATACGATTGTCGCGCTGCGCTCTCGGCAGTGAAGCCGACAGGGGCGCTGATTTCCACCGAATTCTGTGCGGATGCGGCCTGGACCACACCGGGCAAGACACGCGCCGCAGTGAGGGCGAGGAATAGGAAGAGCGAACGCGAAACGAGCGAAGGCATTCGAAGCTGCGACTCCATTGGATTTCCTCTGAGTTTTCTGGCCGGCTTGAAGATGCTCGCCCCACGCAGGGACGAGTAGGGACAACCAGCGTGTGGCACCGAAACGCAGGGTAGGATAGGGTACGCGGGGCAGCAAGAAGTGGGTCGATATCCCGTGGATGACCGGCGCCCCCCTCCCCGCCCGAAACCGCGGCCCTGACACCACCGGAGACATGAGTCCCCTCCGACCAACGAACCCCACCTCCCGGAACAAGGGGATGGTCACGGCCATCGTCTCTGCAGCAAAAACGACGAGAAGCCCCGCAACGCCGAAAGACGTTGCGGGGCTTCCTGTTCCTCAAAAGCGGGAGACCGGGTTCGAACCGGCGACCCTCAGCTTGGGAAGCTGATGCTCTACCAACTGAGCTACTCCCGCGAAGAGTGCAAATCTAGCCGAGGCATCAGGTCGGTCAAGAAAGAGCCCACGTCCCCGGGGCAAACCACCGCAAACCCCTGAACGACGAAGCGGGCGGCCCCCGAAGGAACCGCCCGCCGCGTTGTCAAAACCAGCTTGGCACTGGAAATCAGCCACCCGTGAGGGTGTAGCCGTAACCGCCGACCTGGTCCATCGAGCTGAACTCGACCTGGAAGATCTCGGTCATGTTCTCGCCGGCCACGGAGACCGTGTGGGCGACCGTGCCCATCGCATCACCAGCGGCGGTATAGAACGTGAAGTTGAGCGTGACGTTGGTGCCCTGGGCCAGAGACTTGTTCGTGACCGAGCCACTCAGAATCGCGCCGCCCGCGCCCATGCGGGTGATCTGCATGTCTTTCACATCAACCGTAAGAGCGTCGATCGCCCCAATCATCTCCCGGGCTCCGTCCTCATCTCCGTTGATGTTCAGGGCCTGAGCGGACACCAGATATGCGTTCTGGTTATAAGGATCGAGTTCGATCCACCGGGCTGTAACCTCTGGAATTGCCGCATAGGCAGAGTCCAACTGGAGCGAACGCGCCCACATCTCGATCGCGTCACGATCTTTCGTGTTAATCTCAACCGCACCGGAGAAAGCCGCGATGGCACGCCCGTACTCGCTACCGGTGTAGAAGCCCACTCCGATCGTGTAGAAGTCCGCCGCGTCGAGTCCTGGGCGGGCCAAGATCTCATCATACACGTCGAAGGCTTCAGCCTCATTCCCCATCCGTATGAGGACGCCAGCCAGGTTGCGCATGGCTAGGACGTCATCAGGATTGGCATCGGAGATCGCGCGGAAGCCCACCGCCGCTTCTTCGAAGCGACCCGCGCCGGCAAATACCTGAGCCTTCAGCATCGGGAGATCGGCTGCCTGCTGCGTCCACGTCGCCGCCGTCGCCGAATCCATCTCGTTGATCTTCTCGGAGCCGATGATCGCAAGCGCGCGATCCGCGTTTTCGATGGCAGCGTCATGGTTACCGAGCTGGGCGTGGAGCTGTGCCAGAGTAACCATCGCCTCAGGGCGTTCGTCGTAGATCGCGTTGGCGTCCTCGAAGTGGCCGACCGCGGTCTCGTAGTCACCCCCATTCACCGCAGGGATAGCCAGCCCGTAGAGCTCGATCCACGCGCGCTCGCGGATCCCTATATCCTCGAACTCGTAAATCGGACGTAGGCCGGACGCATGATCAAAATGCGCGCCGGCGGCCGTGTAGTCCTCGAGCGCGAGGTTGATCAGCGCCGCCTGGCGGTGTGCCAGCGGATTGCGACCATCTTCGGCGATCGCGGCCATCGCGGCTTCGAGCGCCTGCTCATAATGCATCCGGGCCTCTGCGGGATCTTCCGCAGCATCGCCGGCGTCAATGTGCCGTTGCGCGGCACGGGTGTTCTCCGTCTGACGAGGGCGCTCACCTTGAGCGAGGGCCTCGCCGCCGGGCACCGAAGGGCGCGCACCCGAGGCCGAATCACCGCTCGCAGCACCACCGCTTGCACAACCGGCGGTACCGAGACCGAGAGCCAACATCAGGACGAGTCCGAAACGGATCTTCATCCGGGGATCCTCCATTGGGGTCAAACACTTCATTGGGTAGACCGAATAAACTAGAAGCGGGCAAAAAGCACGCCAAGGGGGTATCAGCGTTGATTCGAGTAGACAGTTTCCCCTTCAACCCGACTCCTTTGCCCTTGTCGGTGCAAGATACGCTGAAAACCAAGGTTCTTACAGACGTTTTTCCGACGCTTTTTGTGAATTCTGAATTTGGGTCACCGGCCGAGATAAGTCAGGATCCGGCTGGCCAGCGCCTGGGAAAACCCAGGGACCCTGGAGATCTCCTCTTTCGTCGCCTCCTTCACACCCTTGAGCGACCCGAATCGCCTCAAGAGCGTGCGCTGACGCTGTGGCCCGATGCCCGGAATCTCACCTAGGTCGCTACGGATCGTGTGCTTCTTTCGGAGTTTCCGGTTGTAGCGGACCGCAAAGCGGTGCGCCTCGTCCCGAATGCGCTGAAGGAGATGCAAAGCGCGGTTGCGCCGGTCGAGGAGAATCGGGTCCGACGAACCCGGCATGAAGACCTCCTCCTCTCTCTTCGCGAGCGCGATTACCGCCACGTCGCCCAGCCCCAACGAGGCCAAGGCTCCGACCGCCGCGCTCAACTGGCCCTTTCCACCGTCGACAACGGCGAGATCCGGCAGTGGCTTCTCTTCATCGCGCCGCCGCCGGAAGTACCGCTGGACGGCTTCCTCCATGGAGGCGTAGTCGTCGTTCCCCCATTCGCCTTTGATGCGCATGTGACGGTAGGCCGCCCGCCGGGGCTCGCCATTCTCGAATACGACCGCGCTCGCCACCGTGTCAGAGCCCTGCATGTGGGATACATCGAAACACACCATGAGTCGGGGCACGACCTTCAAGTCCAACTCGTCCTGCAAGCTGAAGAGGGCATCATCCGCCCGATCCGCTGCGTAGGACATCGCTGCGACTTTGTCCTCTAGCACCTGCCGAGCGTTCTCCTCCGCCAGTTCGATCAGGCGTCGTTTCTCGCCCCTTTGCGGCTCGAGCACGGCGACTTTCCGTCCCGACGCCTCACTCAGGATCTCCGCCAGCAATTCACCGTCGGCGAAGGACCCCGGGAGGAGTACCTGACGCGGTAAATCAACCATGCCCGCTTCTCCGGTTCCCAGGTAGTGCCGAGACACGAGAGAACTCAGGATGTCTTCGTCAGACTCGTCCATGATTTGAGCGAAACGCTGCGCACTGCGTCCTAGGAGCAGCCCGGACCGCACCTTGAGCACGACCCCCGCACCGAGGTCCCCATCACGCGCCAACGCCACAATGTCGAGGTCTCCTCCTTGAGCGTTGTGGACCCGCTGCTCGTTGGCCAGCGCATCGAGTCCCGCAATCACGTCCCGCATTTGCGCAGCCTGCTCGAAGTCCAATTCGGACGATGCTTCGTGCATACGCACTTCGACATCACCCCGTAGCTGCTCAGTGTCGCCCTCCAAGATTCGGAGAATCTCGTCCACCATCCCGCGGTAGTCGGCTTCGGACTGGAGCCCCACGCACGGCGCCTTGCAGCGCCCGATGTGATAGTCCAGACACGCGCGCTCTGGGCGGTCCTTTGGAAGGTTGTAGCGGCACGAGCGGACCGTGTGTAAGCGCTTCACGACCTCGAGGGCTTGGCGCATTGGACCCACGGCCGTGTACGGGCCGAAATAGCGTGCACCATCGTTGATGACGCGCCTCGTCACATACACCCTGGGAAACGGCTCGCGCACTGTCACCTTGATGTACGGGTATTTCTTGTCGTCCCGCATGAGGATGTTGAATCGAGGCTTGTGTTCCTTAATCAGGTTCGCCTCGAGAATCAGCGCCTCGGCTTCGGTGCCAACGACTAGGGTCTCGACCGAATCGATCAGACGAACGAGCTCGCGATTCTTCGGACTCAAATCCACCTCTCGCTGGAAGTAGCTGCGCACTCGGCTGCGAAGCACCTTCGCCTTGCCCACGTAGAGCACCGTGCCGCCGGTGTCTCGGAATAGGTAGACGCCCGGCTTCCTCGCGAGAGCCTTCAGAATTGCAGGAGTTACTGGCAAAGCAGATCTACCGAACGGTGGAGGTGGCGCGCCTCGCCTCTTAAGAGCGTCGGACCGAGATCCCTTCTCCCAGCATGCTCGAGACGATGAGGTAGACTACCCCAAACGGAAGCAGCGTTTCCAGAGCCAGGACTGTGGTACTCACATCGGGCGCCGTGAATTGCAGTAGGACAGCGACCCCACCCGCTACCGAAGCGGCGAGCGTCATCCTCAGCACTGGAGCCAACCCAGGCCCATGGGGACCAATCCTGGCTCCTAGCTTACGCCGCAGAAGCGCAAACTCTACCCAGGCAGCGACAGAAGCCCCGAGGGCCAGCCCTGCGGCTCCGAGGCGGAGCCCAGAGAAGCCGTACTCGTCCAGCGGAATCATCGCGGCCACACCCACGACCAAGGACACGACCACTCGCACGTAGGCGATCCTGGCAGGCGTCTTGGTGTCGCGCAGCGCATAGAAAGCGGACGAAAGCGCGCGCGAACTCGCGGTAGCTGGCAGCCCGAGCGAGAACGCACCCAGCACCCCCCACGTGACCAGCGTTTGCGTCTCACCGAACTCACCCGTTTCAAAAAGGGCCGCAATGGCGACGTCTCCGAGCAACAGGTAGCCCACGGCCGCCGGAATGAGGAAATACGCGATGCGTTTCAGAGCACGGGCCACGCGCTCACCAAGGAGCGCCCGGTCCTCTGCCCTCATCTGTGACATCTCCGGAAGCTCAGACGCAGCGATGCTGATTCCGAACAGGGAGATCGGAAGTATGTAGAAGGTCTGGGCATAACCCATAACGGCCACCGATCCGCTGGAAAGCAGACCAGCCAGGAAGATCTCGAACCAACCACTGAGGTTCACGACGCCGCGTGCCGCAACGACG
Proteins encoded in this window:
- a CDS encoding M28 family peptidase; amino-acid sequence: MESQLRMPSLVSRSLFLFLALTAARVLPGVVQAASAQNSVEISAPVGFTAESAARQSYCEAKFVGLPSGDSFREHLRIITANPHPTGSPEQVEVGHYLSRVMRAAGLSVRDHPYDVYLPQLTDDVEAQIVTPVSMRLNNREPALPEDRFSGHPDLLNGWNAFSGSGDVTGEVVYANYGTRADYRALDSMGISLEGKIVVARYGGNFRGFKVLFAEERGAAGVIMFNDAPAVEEDPYPQGPMLNGEIIQRGSVLTLAWTGDPLTPFEPALPVDGPVQVNRLDPDDVGLHTIPVLPLGYTATSEILSRMTGEMAPGEWQGGLPMPYRLTGGDELTVRVRVNQPKALTRATMVVGTLEGSDFPDEWMILGAHYDPWGFGAVDPNGGTAMLLTLAEALGELAEEGCRPRRSILIAHWDAEEYGVIGSTEWVEEFLEPLTTGAVAYINADAAVSGGFFGGSASPSLKQPILDAIRDTPYPKEGRSVYDWWAERSEGGTPVLGDLGGGSDHIAFYTHAGIPSAGITSGAGGRSGVAHSNYDNFSWFERFGDPEWIYGPMVATVDGLLSLRLANADLLPYDVTRYAVDTRMHVNTLLEVAEYRRIEVDLSRLVTATTDLARAATALDAARSTRVALGPVPSVEAERINAAFIGLEKAWLDDRGLQDRPWSRSLYVSPDPFSGYASWMLPGLRYEIETDDPADVPEWETRYLEAIRRLTDRMDGVTALIEGSI
- a CDS encoding tetratricopeptide repeat protein, whose translation is MKIRFGLVLMLALGLGTAGCASGGAASGDSASGARPSVPGGEALAQGERPRQTENTRAAQRHIDAGDAAEDPAEARMHYEQALEAAMAAIAEDGRNPLAHRQAALINLALEDYTAAGAHFDHASGLRPIYEFEDIGIRERAWIELYGLAIPAVNGGDYETAVGHFEDANAIYDERPEAMVTLAQLHAQLGNHDAAIENADRALAIIGSEKINEMDSATAATWTQQAADLPMLKAQVFAGAGRFEEAAVGFRAISDANPDDVLAMRNLAGVLIRMGNEAEAFDVYDEILARPGLDAADFYTIGVGFYTGSEYGRAIAAFSGAVEINTKDRDAIEMWARSLQLDSAYAAIPEVTARWIELDPYNQNAYLVSAQALNINGDEDGAREMIGAIDALTVDVKDMQITRMGAGGAILSGSVTNKSLAQGTNVTLNFTFYTAAGDAMGTVAHTVSVAGENMTEIFQVEFSSMDQVGGYGYTLTGG
- the uvrC gene encoding excinuclease ABC subunit UvrC: MPVTPAILKALARKPGVYLFRDTGGTVLYVGKAKVLRSRVRSYFQREVDLSPKNRELVRLIDSVETLVVGTEAEALILEANLIKEHKPRFNILMRDDKKYPYIKVTVREPFPRVYVTRRVINDGARYFGPYTAVGPMRQALEVVKRLHTVRSCRYNLPKDRPERACLDYHIGRCKAPCVGLQSEADYRGMVDEILRILEGDTEQLRGDVEVRMHEASSELDFEQAAQMRDVIAGLDALANEQRVHNAQGGDLDIVALARDGDLGAGVVLKVRSGLLLGRSAQRFAQIMDESDEDILSSLVSRHYLGTGEAGMVDLPRQVLLPGSFADGELLAEILSEASGRKVAVLEPQRGEKRRLIELAEENARQVLEDKVAAMSYAADRADDALFSLQDELDLKVVPRLMVCFDVSHMQGSDTVASAVVFENGEPRRAAYRHMRIKGEWGNDDYASMEEAVQRYFRRRRDEEKPLPDLAVVDGGKGQLSAAVGALASLGLGDVAVIALAKREEEVFMPGSSDPILLDRRNRALHLLQRIRDEAHRFAVRYNRKLRKKHTIRSDLGEIPGIGPQRQRTLLRRFGSLKGVKEATKEEISRVPGFSQALASRILTYLGR
- the murJ gene encoding murein biosynthesis integral membrane protein MurJ; its protein translation is MTTPSKQSRAGTGKGIRAATRVGAGIFVSRVLGFVRDRVFAHYFGSSDFADVWRAALRLPNVIRNLLGEGTLSASMIPVYSEFVGKGEEEKAKRFAGAVLGLLAVVSGTIALAGVLVAPLLVQAFFPKWTPEKQEITTTLVRILFPMSGIFVLAAWSMGVLDSHRRFFVSYVAPAFWNVALIGVMVAGGMFWGLGQRDLVVVLAWGALAGGFVQLGIQASAALKHLPGLRPSLDRNAPGVPEAIRNFVPVVAARGVVNLSGWFEIFLAGLLSSGSVAVMGYAQTFYILPISLFGISIAASELPEMSQMRAEDRALLGERVARALKRIAYFLIPAAVGYLLLGDVAIAALFETGEFGETQTLVTWGVLGAFSLGLPATASSRALSSAFYALRDTKTPARIAYVRVVVSLVVGVAAMIPLDEYGFSGLRLGAAGLALGASVAAWVEFALLRRKLGARIGPHGPGLAPVLRMTLAASVAGGVAVLLQFTAPDVSTTVLALETLLPFGVVYLIVSSMLGEGISVRRS